The following are encoded together in the Desulfobacterales bacterium genome:
- a CDS encoding N-6 DNA methylase, translating to CRMNKPKKRRNRVLFINAVNEVTRERAQSFLTDEHIQRIVHSYRAFADVDRFARVVSNDEIREKGSSLSIPLYVRVGNANGNGNGSADAVSLKQAIADWQESSAALRVSMRTLFSTLEGGPDGN from the coding sequence CTGCCGCATGAACAAACCCAAAAAGCGAAGAAACAGGGTTCTCTTCATCAACGCGGTGAACGAGGTCACCCGCGAGCGTGCGCAGAGCTTTCTGACCGATGAGCACATCCAGCGTATCGTGCACAGCTATCGTGCGTTTGCGGATGTGGACCGCTTCGCCCGGGTGGTCAGCAACGACGAGATTCGAGAGAAAGGCAGCAGCCTCAGCATTCCGCTTTATGTGCGGGTGGGCAACGCAAATGGAAATGGTAATGGCTCGGCTGATGCCGTCAGTCTGAAGCAGGCCATTGCCGACTGGCAGGAAAGTTCGGCAGCCTTGCGGGTATCGATGCGTACCTTGTTCTCGACACTGGAAGGAGGGCCTGATGGAAATTAA